The Rhodanobacteraceae bacterium genome window below encodes:
- a CDS encoding diguanylate cyclase: MMRFALLALIGPWSAPLWALPSDRALNEYTLTHWNSSDGLAHNMVTTMAQTGDGYLWLGSFEGLSRFNGHEFRVYDDQTLPFTGVNGIRGLVVDGGRLWVSTSRSGLFALDSSGWQRYGPEQGQPFEQMLGAELGGDGWLWLIGEENGIARWRPGREALHINHASGLAHDTVYVTLGDGAGGVFVGTAAGLDHVNADAVVEHWGAQRGLPPGPVRSVQRAPDGSLAVTVGGKVGWISDRGYRPLSGTRVPGSAQVLLYDNDGGLLIGTADQGLWRHSPRGLEQLDRRHGLHGNRVVSLFEDREGDIWIGSADGLYQLRDLRFSTIDERHGIGEGYVRALWEQPAGTLWIGSTDGLYRRDGDSVQRFGREQGLPNESILALAYSRSQGLLVGTFGGGLVRIADDRAQPVPGTEALASLQVRALLPHSDGSLWIASNSGLFHLRGQRLTRYGRDNGLPRDFTMALSEGADGEIWIGSSGGLVRFDGQQFQSYGPQQGLQAEDVFSVLVEASGELWIGSNRGLKHYAQGRFLDVPGDDPAFNTSLFQILKDRRGDVWISSNRGIFLVSGSELAAVRAGRSGPVHVRRHDRSDGMSSEQANGASQPAGIAMADGSLRFATAVGVVVVTPERRFPQRPVRLDPVIESIHVDGEDMAITEGQRLPAGTRRVEFRYVGLSLLAPERVSYRHRLLGFDEHWVEVGNQRLASYTNLAPGSYRFEVEAATAESAAQRTALEFSIEPLWWQRASTLALGGVLGLSLMTLAWRRRTTQLRHRSAELERLVNERTRDLQVTARELAQADQDKNLLVEKLREQAEAFERQAREDWLTGLPNRRAFEELLQQQIQRAGASASPLCVALADIDHFKDINDRHSHATGDRVLIAVAEALREGAGAGALIARWGGEEFMLLFPDCSREQALQRCEQLRAAIAARVPFFGDGAPQQVTLSFGVAEFCDATGGRERLLSQADRRLYQAKDAGRNCVR, translated from the coding sequence ATGATGCGATTTGCACTGCTGGCGCTGATCGGGCCGTGGTCGGCACCGCTGTGGGCGCTGCCATCGGATCGCGCCCTCAACGAATACACCCTGACTCACTGGAACAGCAGCGACGGCCTGGCGCACAACATGGTCACGACCATGGCACAGACCGGCGATGGCTATCTGTGGCTGGGCAGCTTCGAAGGCCTGTCGCGCTTCAACGGCCACGAGTTTCGGGTCTATGACGACCAGACCCTGCCATTCACCGGGGTCAACGGCATCCGCGGGCTGGTCGTCGATGGTGGCCGTCTCTGGGTCAGCACCTCACGCTCGGGCTTGTTCGCGCTGGACTCCTCGGGCTGGCAGCGCTACGGCCCTGAACAGGGCCAACCCTTCGAACAGATGCTCGGCGCCGAACTCGGCGGCGATGGCTGGCTGTGGCTGATCGGTGAGGAAAACGGCATCGCCCGCTGGCGACCTGGCCGAGAGGCGCTACACATCAATCACGCTTCCGGTCTGGCGCACGACACCGTTTATGTCACCCTCGGCGATGGCGCCGGCGGGGTCTTTGTGGGCACCGCCGCGGGGCTTGACCATGTCAATGCCGATGCCGTGGTCGAACACTGGGGTGCCCAGCGTGGTCTACCGCCCGGACCGGTACGCAGCGTTCAGCGAGCGCCGGATGGCAGCCTTGCCGTCACTGTCGGCGGCAAGGTGGGCTGGATCAGCGACCGCGGCTACCGTCCGCTGAGCGGCACTCGGGTACCGGGCTCAGCCCAGGTATTGCTGTACGACAACGATGGCGGGCTGTTGATCGGCACCGCCGATCAGGGCTTGTGGCGCCACAGTCCGCGCGGACTGGAACAGCTTGATCGCCGTCACGGCCTGCACGGCAATCGGGTGGTGTCGCTGTTCGAAGACCGCGAGGGCGATATCTGGATCGGCTCCGCCGACGGCCTCTACCAGCTGCGGGATCTGCGCTTTTCCACCATCGATGAACGCCACGGCATCGGCGAGGGCTATGTCCGGGCGCTCTGGGAACAGCCGGCCGGCACGCTCTGGATCGGCAGTACCGACGGCCTCTATCGCCGTGACGGCGACAGCGTGCAGCGATTCGGTCGCGAACAGGGCCTGCCGAATGAATCGATCCTGGCGCTTGCCTACTCCAGGTCACAAGGCCTGCTGGTGGGCACCTTCGGCGGCGGTCTGGTCCGTATCGCCGACGATCGCGCCCAGCCCGTGCCTGGAACCGAGGCTTTGGCCAGTTTGCAGGTTAGAGCACTGTTGCCGCACTCCGATGGCAGTCTTTGGATCGCCAGCAACAGCGGCCTGTTTCATCTGCGTGGCCAGCGACTGACCCGTTACGGCCGCGACAATGGCCTGCCGCGGGATTTCACCATGGCCCTCAGCGAGGGCGCCGATGGCGAGATCTGGATTGGAAGCTCCGGCGGACTGGTGCGTTTTGACGGCCAGCAGTTCCAGAGCTATGGCCCGCAGCAAGGACTCCAGGCTGAAGACGTGTTTTCGGTGCTGGTCGAGGCCTCGGGCGAGCTCTGGATCGGCAGCAATCGCGGACTGAAACACTACGCGCAAGGCCGATTTCTGGATGTGCCGGGCGACGATCCTGCCTTCAACACCAGTCTGTTCCAGATTCTGAAGGACCGGCGCGGCGATGTCTGGATCAGCAGCAACCGCGGCATTTTCCTGGTATCGGGCTCGGAGCTGGCCGCCGTGCGCGCCGGACGAAGCGGACCGGTGCACGTCAGGCGTCACGATCGCAGCGATGGCATGAGCAGCGAACAGGCCAACGGCGCCTCACAACCTGCCGGAATTGCCATGGCCGACGGCAGCCTGCGCTTCGCCACCGCCGTCGGCGTTGTCGTGGTCACACCGGAGCGACGCTTTCCGCAACGCCCGGTGCGTCTGGATCCAGTCATCGAATCGATCCATGTCGACGGTGAAGACATGGCCATCACCGAAGGCCAGCGCCTGCCGGCCGGTACGCGCCGGGTGGAGTTTCGCTATGTCGGGTTGAGCCTGCTGGCACCTGAGCGCGTGAGCTATCGGCACCGACTGCTGGGATTCGACGAGCATTGGGTGGAAGTCGGCAACCAACGTCTGGCCTCGTACACCAATCTGGCTCCGGGCAGCTATCGCTTCGAAGTCGAAGCCGCCACGGCAGAGTCCGCAGCGCAGCGCACGGCACTGGAATTCTCCATCGAGCCATTGTGGTGGCAACGCGCGAGCACGTTGGCACTGGGCGGCGTGCTCGGCCTGTCACTGATGACGCTGGCCTGGCGCCGGCGTACCACCCAGCTGCGTCATCGCAGCGCCGAACTGGAACGGCTGGTCAACGAGCGCACCCGTGATCTGCAGGTCACCGCGCGCGAACTGGCGCAGGCCGACCAGGACAAGAACCTGCTGGTGGAGAAATTGCGCGAGCAGGCCGAAGCCTTCGAACGTCAGGCGCGAGAGGACTGGCTGACCGGCCTGCCCAACCGCCGTGCCTTCGAAGAGCTGCTGCAACAGCAGATTCAACGGGCCGGCGCCTCGGCCTCGCCGCTGTGCGTGGCCCTGGCCGATATCGATCACTTCAAGGACATCAATGACCGCCATTCGCACGCCACCGGCGATCGTGTGCTGATCGCCGTGGCCGAAGCCCTGCGTGAGGGGGCCGGTGCCGGCGCGCTGATTGCCCGCTGGGGCGGCGAGGAGTTCATGCTGCTATTCCCCGACTGCAGCCGTGAGCAGGCCTTGCAACGCTGCGAGCAGCTGCGCGCCGCGATCGCCGCGCGTGTGCCTTTCTTCGGCGACGGCGCGCCGCAACAAGTCACGTTGAGCTTCGGAGTCGCCGAGTTCTGCGATGCCACGGGCGGCAGGGAGCGCCTGTTGAGTCAGGCTGATCGGCGCCTGTACCAGGCCAAGGACGCCGGACGCAATTGCGTGCGCTGA
- a CDS encoding DUF1993 domain-containing protein, translated as MTLSMHHASVPLFQQMLKALSDVLGKAAEYAAAKKIEPSVLLQSRLYPDMFPLTRQVQIACDFAKGVAGRLAGVDLPVFEDNEQSIEDLQARIAGTLAFIGDLDAAAFDGSEAREIVLRPGTPKERKLDGRSYLIHYGLPQFFFHVTTAYALLRHNGVEIGKKDYMGAY; from the coding sequence ATGACCCTGTCCATGCACCATGCCTCGGTTCCGCTGTTCCAGCAGATGCTCAAGGCGCTCAGCGATGTCCTCGGCAAGGCCGCCGAATACGCGGCGGCGAAGAAGATCGAGCCTTCGGTGCTGCTGCAATCGCGGCTGTATCCCGACATGTTTCCGCTGACCCGTCAGGTTCAGATCGCCTGCGATTTCGCCAAGGGCGTGGCCGGACGTCTGGCCGGGGTTGATCTGCCGGTATTCGAGGACAACGAGCAGAGCATCGAGGACTTGCAGGCGCGCATTGCCGGCACCCTGGCTTTCATCGGCGACCTTGATGCAGCGGCTTTCGACGGCAGTGAGGCCCGCGAGATTGTGCTGCGCCCGGGCACGCCGAAGGAGCGCAAGCTCGACGGTCGCAGTTATCTGATCCACTACGGGCTGCCGCAGTTCTTCTTCCATGTCACCACGGCCTACGCACTGCTGCGCCACAACGGCGTCGAGATCGGCAAGAAGGACTACATGGGCGCTTACTGA
- a CDS encoding RNA-binding S4 domain-containing protein, translating to MPTQAFELEGEHVELNQLLKLCGLCHSGGAGKALVAAGEVSVDGRIETRKTAKIRAGQVVTLGHERIEVRAAAANPGGLT from the coding sequence ATGCCCACCCAGGCCTTTGAGCTTGAAGGCGAACATGTCGAGCTCAATCAGCTCTTGAAGCTCTGCGGCTTGTGCCACAGCGGTGGCGCCGGCAAGGCCCTGGTCGCCGCGGGCGAAGTGAGCGTCGATGGCCGCATCGAGACCCGCAAGACCGCCAAGATCCGCGCCGGGCAGGTGGTCACCCTGGGCCATGAGCGCATCGAGGTGCGCGCGGCCGCTGCCAATCCGGGGGGGCTGACGTAG
- a CDS encoding phosphoribosyltransferase: MNIQLPFADRTAAAHLLAKALDEYRGHLPLVLALPRGGVPIGQVIAGELGGDLDMVQARKIGAPFNSELAIGAVAENGWRFVFDSTAEMDISAAQIDELAERELALMRKRRQDWVQGRPPPQVRGRLVLVVDDGIATGATMIAAIESLLPQKPARLICATPIASRDCLSRLREITHDLAYLAAPEDFRAVGQYYIDFRPVEDVEVKAILAPFAIAAKPD; encoded by the coding sequence ATGAACATCCAACTGCCCTTTGCTGATCGCACCGCCGCCGCACACCTGCTGGCCAAGGCGCTGGACGAGTACCGTGGCCATCTGCCACTCGTCCTCGCGCTGCCACGGGGCGGTGTTCCGATCGGCCAGGTCATCGCCGGGGAACTGGGCGGCGATCTGGACATGGTTCAGGCGCGCAAGATCGGCGCTCCTTTCAACAGCGAGCTGGCCATCGGCGCCGTGGCGGAAAACGGCTGGCGCTTCGTCTTCGACAGCACGGCAGAGATGGACATCAGCGCCGCGCAGATCGATGAACTCGCCGAGCGCGAGCTGGCCTTGATGCGCAAGCGGCGCCAGGACTGGGTCCAGGGACGACCGCCACCCCAGGTTCGCGGGCGACTGGTTCTGGTGGTCGACGATGGCATCGCCACCGGTGCCACCATGATCGCGGCGATCGAGTCACTGCTGCCGCAAAAACCCGCTCGCCTGATCTGCGCCACACCCATTGCCTCTCGCGACTGCCTGTCGCGGCTGCGCGAGATCACCCACGATCTGGCCTACCTTGCTGCTCCTGAAGACTTTCGCGCAGTCGGTCAGTACTACATCGACTTCCGCCCGGTCGAGGATGTGGAGGTCAAGGCGATACTGGCGCCATTTGCGATTGCGGCGAAACCGGACTAG
- a CDS encoding peptide MFS transporter has product MSTFNKPAPSSASAGIGGHPKGLYYLAFTEAWERFSYYGMTALLVLYMVNELLLPGHVENIVGFAGFRAAVESLFGPLSTQALASQIFGLYAGFVYLTPLFGGWIADRWIGQRNAVVIGALCMSGGHLAMAFEQSFLLALVLLVVGSGFLKGNISAQVGALYPRDEEALRTRGFAIFSVAINVGAVTGPLLTGLLAKVYGWHYGFGMAAIFMLAGLATYLVGYRHLPARVERCTFERDRLTAADRGVILALVAVMLISIFQSVAYYQLANVLPVWIQAQVALEVGSFTIPVPWYQSIDPLFSILGVPLLFWIWRKQAERRREPGDLAKIGIGAWLAALSNLILVAAILIADGAPVHPVWPMLYCAGMGIAFLYYWPTLLALVSRTAPASVNATMMGVAFTTLFVANNLIGWIGGYYERMTPAQFWGLHAAIGATGGVLVLLFGGMLTRALAGGAQQPLRASAQTIEVER; this is encoded by the coding sequence TTGAGCACGTTCAACAAACCCGCACCGTCATCCGCCAGTGCCGGCATTGGCGGTCATCCCAAGGGCCTCTACTACCTGGCTTTCACCGAGGCCTGGGAGCGCTTTTCCTATTACGGCATGACCGCGCTGCTGGTGTTGTACATGGTCAACGAATTGCTGCTGCCCGGGCATGTGGAGAACATCGTCGGCTTCGCCGGATTCCGGGCAGCGGTCGAATCGCTGTTCGGGCCCCTGTCGACGCAGGCGCTGGCTTCGCAGATCTTTGGTCTGTACGCCGGCTTTGTCTATCTCACGCCCTTGTTCGGGGGCTGGATTGCCGATCGCTGGATTGGCCAGCGCAATGCGGTGGTGATCGGCGCGCTGTGCATGTCCGGTGGTCATCTGGCGATGGCCTTCGAGCAGTCCTTCCTGCTGGCGCTGGTGCTGCTGGTGGTCGGCTCGGGTTTCCTCAAGGGCAATATCTCGGCCCAGGTGGGAGCGCTCTACCCGCGCGATGAAGAGGCGTTGCGGACTCGCGGATTCGCGATCTTCAGCGTGGCCATCAATGTCGGCGCCGTCACCGGCCCACTGCTGACCGGCTTGCTGGCGAAGGTCTATGGCTGGCACTACGGATTCGGCATGGCGGCGATCTTCATGCTGGCTGGCCTCGCCACCTATCTGGTCGGCTATCGGCATCTGCCGGCGCGGGTGGAACGCTGCACTTTCGAGCGCGACAGGCTCACTGCCGCCGACCGGGGCGTGATCCTGGCGCTGGTCGCGGTGATGCTGATCAGCATCTTCCAGTCGGTCGCCTACTATCAGTTGGCCAATGTGCTGCCGGTCTGGATACAGGCGCAGGTGGCGCTGGAGGTCGGCAGCTTCACGATTCCGGTGCCGTGGTACCAGTCCATCGATCCACTGTTCAGCATACTCGGGGTGCCGCTGTTGTTCTGGATCTGGCGCAAGCAGGCAGAACGCCGACGCGAGCCCGGTGATCTGGCCAAGATCGGCATCGGCGCCTGGTTGGCAGCCCTGAGCAATCTGATCCTGGTTGCCGCGATCCTGATTGCCGATGGTGCCCCGGTGCACCCGGTCTGGCCCATGCTTTATTGCGCCGGCATGGGCATCGCCTTCCTGTACTACTGGCCGACCTTGCTGGCGCTGGTCTCACGCACGGCACCGGCCAGCGTCAATGCCACCATGATGGGCGTGGCCTTCACCACTCTGTTTGTGGCCAACAACCTGATCGGCTGGATTGGCGGCTACTACGAGCGCATGACTCCGGCCCAGTTCTGGGGCCTGCACGCTGCCATCGGTGCGACCGGTGGCGTACTCGTTCTGCTCTTTGGCGGGATGCTCACTCGGGCCCTGGCGGGTGGCGCGCAACAGCCGCTGCGGGCCTCGGCGCAGACCATTGAGGTCGAGCGTTGA
- a CDS encoding M14 family metallocarboxypeptidase, producing the protein MNSPANYPIGTPGTAWGAAEVAEWRALQRRQRSYQDEVLSAIDALRSRFDLLQYGHLDHDPARYPLYAIKSRDWREELPIVLVTGGVHGYETSGVHGALRFLDRHAQDYAGRVNLIVAPCLSPWAYEMIHRWNRDAVDPNRSFRAESPAQESAALMNLIAPLKDRVLVHIDLHETTDSDESEFRPALAARDGKPFEPGEIPDGFYLVDDTEQPQPEFQQAIIDAVAKVTHIAPADQNGEIIGSTVVSPGVIRYPFRALGLCAGITSARFKTTTEVYPDSPSASPEQCNAAQAAAVCAAIDFALAWLAEA; encoded by the coding sequence ATGAACTCTCCCGCGAACTATCCCATCGGCACACCCGGCACGGCCTGGGGCGCGGCGGAAGTCGCCGAGTGGCGCGCACTGCAGCGGCGCCAGCGCAGTTATCAGGACGAGGTGCTGAGCGCCATCGATGCCTTGCGCTCGCGCTTCGACCTGCTCCAGTACGGACATCTCGACCACGATCCCGCGCGCTATCCGCTGTACGCGATCAAGAGCCGCGACTGGCGCGAGGAACTGCCGATCGTGCTGGTCACCGGCGGCGTGCATGGCTACGAGACCAGTGGCGTGCACGGCGCCCTGCGCTTTCTCGACCGGCATGCGCAGGACTACGCGGGACGGGTCAATCTCATCGTCGCCCCCTGCCTGAGCCCCTGGGCGTACGAGATGATCCATCGCTGGAATCGCGACGCCGTGGATCCGAACCGGTCTTTCCGTGCCGAGAGCCCGGCCCAGGAATCCGCCGCGCTGATGAACCTGATCGCGCCGCTGAAGGATCGGGTGCTGGTGCACATCGATCTGCACGAGACCACCGACAGTGATGAAAGCGAGTTTCGCCCGGCGCTGGCAGCCCGCGATGGCAAGCCCTTCGAGCCCGGGGAGATCCCCGACGGCTTCTATCTGGTCGATGACACCGAGCAGCCGCAACCCGAGTTCCAGCAAGCCATCATCGACGCCGTGGCCAAGGTCACGCACATCGCACCAGCGGACCAGAACGGCGAGATCATCGGCTCGACGGTCGTCTCCCCAGGCGTTATCCGCTATCCCTTCAGGGCGCTCGGCCTGTGCGCCGGCATCACCTCGGCCCGCTTCAAGACCACCACCGAGGTCTATCCCGACAGTCCCAGCGCGAGCCCGGAGCAATGCAATGCGGCGCAGGCGGCGGCGGTGTGTGCGGCCATCGACTTTGCGCTGGCGTGGCTCGCCGAGGCCTGA